The stretch of DNA ACACGCTGGTGGCGAACCGGCGGAAGATTTCGTCAAACGATTGCGAGCGGCCAACTACTACGACACCGCAATCGCTTATCTCGATCGACTCGACGAATTCCCGGGGGTCGATTTCGAGTACCTCAAGGCGCGTGAACTCGAACGCTCGCAAACGTTCATTGACGCCGCATTCGCATCCCGCAGCACGACGGATCGAGACGAATACTTCCAGAAGGCCGAAGACTCGCTGAAGAAGTTTTTGGCAGAGGGAGACAGCCCTCGTCAGTCCGAAGCCCGGCTTCAACTGGGCAAAATTCAAATGATTCGGGCCGCTCAGTTGATGATTGGCGAACCCGATGATCAGAAACGCGCGTTGGCAAGGGAATCCTACGAAGGAGCGGCCGCCACCTTCGAACAAATCGTCGAATCGTTGCGTGCGAAGCTAAAAGAAATGCGGGGTGCCAAAATTGACGCCCAGTCGAATCCGGAAGAGGCGGCACGCCGCGATCAGTACAAGGGCGAGTTCCTTGAAGCGATGATGAACTCGGGGGAAGCGTTAATCTATGCCGCAAAGACCTATCCCGATCCAGGTAAGCAAGCCAAGGCCCAACTCGAAAAAGCACTGGTAAGCTTCACGGACCTGAGCGAAAAATACAGCGACTATGTCCAAGGCGCAATCGCACTACTGCGACGTGGACAAATTCAAGAGATGCTTGGCCAACCCGCCCCGGCTTTGGAAAGCTACATGCGAATGCTCGACACCGTCGACGCACCGCAACTGCGTGAAGCAAAATTCGGAGCGACTAGCGGTATGGTTCGATTATCGATGAGCCAATCGCCACCGGCCTACGACGAAGCTATCACCCGTGGCGAGCAGATGCTTAAGACTGCCCGCCCAGATGAAAGACGCCTTCCTGGGTTTGCGGAGCTACAGGTCGACTTGGCAAAGGCTTTCCTCGCGAAATCCAAAGACGAAGCGAACTTAAAAGGCCCCGAACGCAAAAAAGCCGAAAGCGAAGGTCGGCAATTGCTGGTCGCAGCATCCAAAGTTGCCGGTGATCATTTGGAAACAGCAACCAAGCTGCTTTCCGATTTAGGCATCGACAAGTTGGCGGACGAAAAGCAGCTCCCCACGGCCGAACCGCCAAAAGACTTCGAGGACGCTTTGGAGAAGTCTTTGCAGATCTACCGAGCCTCCGAAGCATTGATCGCGTCCATTGATGCCGAACAAGACCCCGGTCAAAAGGAGTCGCTGCAAGATCAACTCGAAGAAACGCAGTCCATCGGCATCCAAATTTTGCGTCAGGGATTGACGATGATTAGCGTGAAAAGTGATGCCAACCTCGTCAATCAAGCGAGGCAGATCCTAACGCTATTTCTGTATCGCGAAGGGCGATACCGCGAAGCGTCAGTGGTGGGAATGTTTCTCGCTAAGAATGCTCCGAGCTCGGAAACCGGACTCAATGGCGGAGTCATCTCGCTTAACGCTTTGCAGATGCTTCTGAGAGACGACGACGACAATGAATTCCTCGTTTCCACCATATCATCGTTCGGTGATTACCTTTCGAAGACTTGGCCAGACGATCCTCAGGCGGCCAACGCGAAAGAAATCCGCGTCAAACTGGCGTTGAAAGGTGAACGCTGGGACGAAGCCCGCGAGCTGATTTTAGAAATGGACAGCGGGCCTGCTCAGGCGAGCCTTCGACGATTGCTTGGCCAATATCTTTGGGCCGACGCGATTGGAAAACTGCAAGCTGGTGAAAATGACGCCGCAACGAACTTGATGCAGCAAGCTCGTGACGACTTGAAGGCGGGACTCGATGACGTCGCCGAAGGATTGGCGGATGAACGAGTCATGAGCGCTGGACTTACTCTCGCAAAAATTCACTTACGACTCGACGAATCTACCGAAGCCGAAGCGGCGCTTTCGAATTCGAAATACGGTCCGCTTACCTTGATCAGCAAGCTCGGCAATTCCGACGACTCATTCGCAAGTGATTTGTACGGCACTGAACTACAAGTCGTAGTCCAGCTCATGACGTCCGATGGCGCCAATTTGGACAACTTGCTCAAGCGAGCTGGCGGGACCATGGATAACCTTCGCGATAGCGTGAAAGGGGAAGACGCGTCTAAGAAACTCGAGGGCATCTACCTGCGGTTAGCCCGAAGCATCCGCGAGCAACTCGACACGGCCGCACCAGCGAAAAAGGCAAAGCTAATCAAAGCATTCCGAGTCTTCTTGGAACAAGTCGCGGGAACTACCCAGGACAACGCGACGTTGCTTTGGATCGGCCAAACGCTCATGCAACTGGGTGAATCGACGATGAATCCGGGCGAAACGAAGGCGATCGGTAATGCTGCAGAACTCATGACGGCAGCTCTCAGCACGTTCGAAAAAATTAGTGGCGAAGAAAAGTCATCACCGTCGGTGATCTTTCAAATGGGGCGAGCGCAACGCTTGCTAGGGCAATACTCGGCTTCGATCAATTCATTTGAAGGATTGCTGAAGACCATGCCAACGATGATTGATGCACAAATCGAAGCAGCGACTGCTTACGAACAATGGGCGGCAACGCTGCCACCCAAGTTCGCTCCCAAGTCGTATGCGAAAGCTCTCAACGGAGCCAAACCCGATGCCAAGGGCAACAATGTGATTTGGGGCTGGGGAAAGATCAGCAAACAGACCATGGGGAACGAGAAATTCCGAGACACGTTCTTCGACGCTCGGTATCACTTGGCACTTTGCCGGTTCCTTTGGGGGAAAGCTTTAAAAAATAACGACATCATCAAGAAATCTTCCGGTGACATCACCATGGTTGCCGCGTTGTACCCTGACCTTGGGGGGAACGAACAGCGCGCGAAGTTTGATGCCCTGCTGAAACAGATCCAACAGGCCAGTGGTGAACCAGCCAAGGGTCTCGATGCCCAGAAGAAAAACTAGTGTTCCCGGTGCAAGCGGTTCATTCAATGTCGGTCGATACATTATGATTTGAATGTATCTGGTTTAGTGCGTTGTCGACTATGGATGTCACCGGGTTGTCGCCGGCTAACGCTGAACCGTTCCACCAATCGAAGCCTCTCTTCTCTCCATTTCTGCTGCATTCATGAATCGTCCTTTCCCGATCGCCCTGTTTGGTTCGTTCGTTGTTTTCGCGATTGGCTTCTCGGGTGTGGCTTCCGGTCAACAAGATCGCCTTTACGACACGTCTGGGAAGAACATTGCTGGCACGGTGACTCAGATCAGCGCCAAGGGTGTGCAGATCAAAAAGGGCAGCAACGCCCAGAACTTCATGGCCAGCGACGTCGAAAAAATCTTGTTCGACGGCGATCCGTCTGGCTTGACCAAAGGCCGAGAGTTTGCCTTGGACGGCCAATACGAACAGGCCCTCGAGCAACTCAAGACAGTCGACCTGGACAAGATCAAACGAGACGCAATCGAAGCGGATTACATGTTCTACACCGCTATGTCGCAGGCCAAACTGGCATTAGCTGGCAAGGGGCCCAAGGATGCCGCGGCAAAGATGATGCTTAGCTTTGCGAAGAAACATAGCCAGTCCTATCACTTCTTTGACGCTGCCAAATTGCTTGGCGACTTAGCCTTGGCCTTGGGCGATCCCCAAACCGCGTTGCGATACTACGGTTCACTCTCGAAGGCTCCATCACCTGATACGAAGATTGAATCTCGCTATTTGGCGGGCATGGTGTTTTTAAAATCGGGTGAAAGCGATAAAGCCCTTGAACAGTTCGAGCCCATCATTGGCCTCAACGCACAAACCCCCGCGACGACGCGGTTGCAAATTTTGTCCAAGGCGGGCAAAGCGGTCGCACTTTCTCAAAAAGGTGAATCCTCCGAAGGCTTGGCGTTGGTGAAAACATTGATCACCGAACTTAGTCCGACAGACATTGAAATGGCGGCTCGCGTTTACAACGCTGCGGGCGCTTGCTACGAAGCAAGCGGCGATAATGACGGAGCTGTTTTTGCATACTTGCACACGCACCTGATGTACTCAGCACTTCCCGATGCCCACGCGGAATCACTGCTGAGGTTGATTGAATTGTGGCCCAAAGTAGGAAAGCCTGAGCGAGCGGCCGAGGCACGCCAGGAATTACAACAACGCTATCCGGGTGCCAAGTAGAACAGCCGCTTCACTTTTTCGATGGCGACATGATCACCTTTGGCGGCAACATGATTCCGGATTCCTCGCTAGACTAACCAAATCAAATTACCAAGCGTTTCGAGAAGGGTTGATTCCAACCCTCTAAAACTCGCTTTCGAAGTCTTCTCGTTAAACCATCTCTTGTGGAGAGTCCCGTTGATGTCCATCGCCCGTGGTTCCCTGTTTGACCTGCTACGTGTTGGGATGATCCTAATCGGGTTATTCGTTTGTGTCGGTTCCCCAACGTTGTCGCTTGCTCAAGACGACGCGGCCGCCGAGTTCGCTGACGATCCTGAACCCGCCGCCGTTGCGGACCCGGCCCCCGCTGCCGAGAGCGCGGCCCCGGCGGGTGGAGCCGCACCTGCGACACCAGCCAAAAAGCAGAACTTGCTATCCTGGACGATCGAATCGCTCGGATACGGGTACGTTTTCATCTTCTTGGCTCTGTCGGTCTGTCTGGTTTCGCTGTTCGTGATGAATGTTTTGGCTGCTCGCCGCGATACGCTTTGCCCCCAAGAGCTCGTAGATAGCTTCGAAGAACGACTCAATGAGAAGGATTTCCAGGGGGCATACGACATGGCTCGCACCGATGAGTCCGTGCTAGGCCAAGTACTCTCTGCTGGACTTGCCAAACTCTCACGTGGGTACAACAAGGCCCTTGAAGGCATGCAAGAAGTTGGCGAGGAAGAAAGCATGAAGCTTGAACACCGCCTCTCTTACATGGCATTGATTGGAAACCTGTCACCCATGATCGGATTGTTCGGCACGGTCCAGGGGATGATCTCGTCGTTCCAGGTGATTGCAACCGGCGGATCGACGCCGAAGCCATCGGACTTGGCTGCTGGTATTTCGACGGCTTTGTTCACGACGTTGGTCGGTTTGGCCGTCGCGATTCCCGCAATCGCGGCCTACAACATTCTTCGAAATCGAGTGTCGAGATTACTATTAGAAGTGGGTGTCACGAGTGAAGACTTGATGAGCCGATTCGAAGATGTTCAACCCCAGGGTGCAAAAAAGTAGCAGGTGCTAGGAAATCGTAGCCGGTGCCCCAATACCACCAGGTGCCCCAATACCACCAGGTACCTCGGATTCGAAATCCAAAACAGTGGCACTGTGAAGTGATGCCCACCCCCTTTTCTTTGTTGATTCCAAATTCATGCGCGTCAAAAAAACAAACGTCGATCTAGCTGAAGGCGACCTAACGCCAATGATTGACATGACGTTTCAGTTGATTGCCTTCTTCATGGTGTTGATCAATTTCGCGCAGACCGAATCCAATGACAAGGTAAAGTTGCCCAGCAGCCAATTGGTCAAACCGCCAGAGGCACCGTTGGAGTTCCCAATCATCTTGCACGTTGCCCAAGACGGTGCAATCTATTTGGGCGGGGACGATTACACGCCAGAGACGCTTCGTTTGGGCCTGGGGCAAGAGATCAGTGTGATTAAGGCCGAAGGCAAATCTGTTTCCGACGCCAACGTTGTTATCCGCGCTCATAAAGACGCCGCCGCAGGTGCCGTTCAAGAGGTCATTCGCGTGGCTCAGGAGCAGAAACTCGAAAACTTTGCTCTGCGGGTAAAGGAGGATCGATCATGAAGATTCGAGGCGGTAAAGACAAAGAAAAGAACGAGTTGAACATGACGAGCATGATCGACATCGTTTTCTTGCTACTGATCTTCTTTGTGATGACGTTCAAAATCGTCGAGCAGGAAGGCGACTTCAGCGTGCGAATGCCGCTAGCTGGTGGCGCGGGTGCTGCTGACATCACTGATCTACCGCTCAAATTGCGGTTGCGAGCCGATGGTGATGGAAAACTAACCGGAATGGCACTCAACGAAATTGACCTAGGCGTTGACTTCGACAAACTACGCGGAAACGTTGTCTCGCTGATCGGCTCAACGGCACCAGCGGGCGATGACGGCGATGGTCCCGAACTGGAAATCGACACTGATTATCAACTTCGATATCAATATGTAATTGAGGCAATAACGGCAGTCTCGGGGTACAAAGATGGCGACCAAGTGGTCAAACTGATTGAAAAGATCAAGTTCGCCAAACCCCGACGTTAAAGGCCGGTGGCTGTATACCGCCGCGTTTCCTCAGTTGATTCTTCTACTCGATAATTACGATTCGTTCGTTCACAACCTAGCTCGCTACTTCCGCTGTCTTGGCGTAGCGACCCAGGTCGTTCGCAGCGATCAAATCGATGTCGAGGGATGTCGCCGTTTGAACCCCGACGCCATCGTCATTTCTCCTGGGCCGAAACGGCCCGAAGATGCTGGTTGCAGCATCGATGTGATTCGGCACTTCGACTCGGCGGTTCCAATCCTTGGTGTTTGTTTGGGGCATCAGGCCATCGGGTTAGCAATGGGCGGACGAATCATCGAGGTTCCTCCGATGCACGGGATCGCGAGCTTGGTGACTCACAACACAGAAGGTTTGTTTGCGGGCTGCTCAAACCCAACCCAAGTGGGACGCTACCATTCGCTCGCGATTGATCCGACAAGTGTGCCGGATTGCCTTCAAGTTACCGCAACAAGCGACGACGGGATCATTATGGCCGTGCGGCATCGCCAACGCCCGTTACTTGGAGTTCAATTTCATCCCGAGTCAATTTTGTCGGAAGACGGCGCAAGGTTGTTGGAAAACTTTGCCAACATGAGCCGTTGCCGTGTAACCAACCCCATCGATCTAAACGCGGCAAGACTATCGTTCTCTCGGCAGGAAACCGCATGATATTGGAATCGATCGTTACCAGTTTGAATAACGATGGCGTCGTCAACGTTGCTCCGATGGGTCCGACCGTCGACGAAGCGTTCACCCAAATCACGCTGCGTCCGTTTAAGAGTTCACGGACTTACCAAAATTTGATTCAGCAGCGTAAAGCCGTTGTTCACGTGACCGACAACGTGATGCTGTTCGCAAAAGCCGCCGTGGATGCATTGACTGTTGAAGAGATGCAGTCACTCGTCCAGCCGCTCGAAACAACTGGACTGTTCCGACTACGGGATTGTCACCGCTATTTCGTCGTCGACATTGACACGATTGCAGAAGACAATCTCCGAGCGACATTAAAGTGCCGGATTGTGGATTCGGGTGTAGTTCGTCCATTTTTCGGCTTCAACCGCGCCAAACATGCGGTAATCGAAGCTGCGATTCTGGCAACGCGAACTCATTTGATCGCCGCGGACGAACTCCAAGACCAGCTCTCTCGCCTGCGTCCACTGGTCGACAAAACCGCGGGTTCTGACGAACATGCCGCTTTTGAATTTCTTGTGCAAACCATTAATGAGCGACTTGCCGCCAACCACTGCAACTAAATCGCCTCTGCGTCCTATCCAAATCGTGACTGGTTCAAGGCTTCACTTTGGATTGCTGCGAGCGTCATCGCCCTTTGGGGGAGTCGGTGTGATGATCGATACTCCGCAAACAAAGGTCACCGTGTCGCCGGCTGAATCCTGGAGCATCGACACGCAGTTTTCTTCCCGAGCCGTCCCCATCGCGCAGCGAGTAGCGAGAATTGCCGGATCCAAGGACTTGCCCAATTGTCGAGTTACCGTCCAGAACGACACATCCCGGAAACACCAAGGACTGGGCAGTGGTACCCAACTTAGCCTGTCGATCGCCGAAGGGCTTTGCCAATTTGCCAATCTAGATGTCAGTCAGGAGCAACTCGCCGTTCAAATCGCTGACCGAGGAAAGCGATCCGCAGTCGGTGTGCATGGATACTTCCAAGGCGGCCTGATCCATGAGGAACCGACCGACGGTCGTTCGCTCAATCCAGTGGTAAACCGCATTCCGCTTCCCCCGCAGTGGCGCGTCGCCTTTTATCTGCCCCCGACTCCCAATGATCCCGTTAGCGGAACCATCGAGAGCGATATGTTTGCCAAGTTGCCGGACGCTGACGAGCGACACATTTGCGAGTTGCAAAATTGTTTATCGCAGAATCTGATTCCATCAGCATCTCGCGGTGACTTCGAAGGGTTTACAACCGCCGTGACGACCTACAACCGGTTAAGTGGAATGCTATTCGCCGAAGTCCAAGGCGGTGCCTACAACGGTGAAAACGTTACCACGCTTGTAAAAAAACTACAGCAACATGGTGCTGTAGGAGTGGGGCAAAGCAGTTGGGGGCCAGGAGTGTTTGCGTGGTTTGAATCAGCAGCTTCGTTGACCGATTTCCATCTCGACATCGATTCGGAACTGCGGCCTTCTTTTGTGGCAAGCGTCATGAACCAGGGTCGACACTAGGAACCCATCGCGACCACCCGAAGAGCACCGCTGCCGACGCTAGGTAGGCAAAGAAGAATTCAAAAACAGCAGGGCGATACTCGGCGCTCAGCACAATATCGCCCCATCCTTCGGGCCCTATCGGCAGAAACAACCGACTGCCATCCAGCGGAGAATGCATCGCCCCAACGATCGTAAAAGCAGCAGCCAATAGGAACACTTTGGCCGCGACGTCTAACTTTCGATCGATCGCGGACGCCAGTGCCCACGACCAAAGCAAACTGGTCAGGATGAAGCCACTGCTAAGCATATTGATTGTACTTAGATTCCCCATTAGCAAACCATCCGCAAGCGTAGTGGCCGATAGCCCTGCGTCCCGAAGTGCTTGGTCGTTAAAAATTCGATTGGGGATATTGATGGCTAAGAATGCCAGCGCCGGCAAACAAGCAATCGCCACCGCGGCGTAGTGGCGCCGAGGGGTTGCAATGAAACTTTGCGCCGTGATTTCCAGGCCAACGAAAACCAAAATGGGATACACCGCAGGCGCCGGGATGTAAGCGTTCAAGTAGGCAAAGTACCCGACTAGCCCTGCGGATCCGACTACAAGAGCGGTCGCTAATGTGTAGCCCGCACGGCCTCCCATCGCCTTATAAGCAGGATGTCCGATGTAAGGTGTTGTTTGGATCACGCCGCCAGATAACCCCGCAATCAACGTTGCGAATCCTTCAATGCCGATCACCGTTCGAGTGTCGTACGCGTCGCCCGCCGAAGCAGCACTTTCTGTGCAATCAATGCCTCCAACAACCGTAGCGATCGCAAACGGCATCGCAATGGGGAGGTAAGGCAGCGCATCGCTAAAATGGCTCAGCCAACCAAACTGCCATGCTTCCAGCCATCGTGTGGGAAACCACTCAACGACCAGAGGTTCAGGGAAATGATAGGCATTACCTGGAACAGCACACATCAAGTAGTAAACGGTTCCCGAGACAATTAACGCACCCAAGGTTCCCGGAACGTTGCCCGGCAACGGAACCCTTGCGATCAAGGTCGTTAAAACGATTACGAGTGCGAGCATGCCTGGCAACGGATGTCCCAGGATTTCCGTTAGTGGCAAAAAGCTAATCAGCACGAGCGCGATCGCGGCAAGCGATCCGAGTAACCCGGCACGCGGAATGATGGTTCGCACCCACTCGGTGAATGGCGCGAGTGCAAACTTCAGCAGCCCGGTTAATACAATGCACCAGATTCCAATGTGCCACGTACGGTAGGCAGCTTCGATATCTTCAAGGCCCATTGCCTGGCCTTGCTTGAACGATGCCCCAAGGACGAGTGCGGTGATCCCGAAGGTCGATGGGGTATCTAAGCCCAACGGCATCGCGGTGACTTCCTGATTGCCGGTTTGCTTTGCTAGGCGAAAGGCCAAGTAGAAAAACATCAGGTCGCCGACGAGCACTCCCAAGGCTGTTCCGGGGACCATCGCCGACACCGCAAACTCGATCGGAAAGCCGAATCCAAACGTCAGGATGCCGACCATCAGAATCAGGCCCGCGATGTTATCGAGCATCAATCCAAAGAAGGCATTGATGTCACCCGTCTGACACCAACGGTACGCGCCCGGTTTAAACGAATCCGATGGTTGAGCTGGATTAGCCAAAATGAAACTCGTGTTTGAGGCGTTGGACTAGTCCGCGACGCAGTTGCTTTAGTGGCACCGGCGGTTGTAGCCCTCCTTTCCCCATAGCTCCATACGGCTCTAGTGAGGGGATTGGCATCCATATTTAGCCAAAGACGTTTTGACGAATTGTTAATTTCTGGGATACTGGAAGCTCAGGACACAGGAATTGACTTTAGAGGAAGATAATTCTCCTCTGATACGACTTACGCGTGCGTTTATCTCGCGTTTTTACGCGTCCTAGCTTATCTCTTTCTTTTCAACTCATTTCTAAATTTACTTCCGCTTGCCTCCAAACTTCTCATGAATGCGATCCAAACGGCAGCCTCCACTGCGAATTTGCAAAGCGACCTCAGCGATGAAAGCCTGATGATCCAGTATCGCGAATCTGGTGACCGAGCGATTTATGGGGTTTTGATGAGTCGCTATGAAAGAGAGATCTACAGCTACCTGCGACGCTACATTGGGGACGCGGAATTGGCTGAAGATGCTTTTCAAGGGACCTTTTTGCAGATTCACTTGAAGTGCCAGCAGTTTGATTGCTCTCGCCGGTTCCGCCCTTGGCTTTACGCGATTGCGACGAACCAGGCAATTGACATCCAACGCCGAAATAAACGGCATCGCATGGTCAGCCTCGACCGAACCTCTAAGGGCGAGCAGGATGATCGAAGCGGAAACTGGTCTGA from Rubripirellula amarantea encodes:
- a CDS encoding tetratricopeptide repeat protein, translated to MRTHLSSPRPQALLAWSFVTIGTLLNAHAGGEPAEDFVKRLRAANYYDTAIAYLDRLDEFPGVDFEYLKARELERSQTFIDAAFASRSTTDRDEYFQKAEDSLKKFLAEGDSPRQSEARLQLGKIQMIRAAQLMIGEPDDQKRALARESYEGAAATFEQIVESLRAKLKEMRGAKIDAQSNPEEAARRDQYKGEFLEAMMNSGEALIYAAKTYPDPGKQAKAQLEKALVSFTDLSEKYSDYVQGAIALLRRGQIQEMLGQPAPALESYMRMLDTVDAPQLREAKFGATSGMVRLSMSQSPPAYDEAITRGEQMLKTARPDERRLPGFAELQVDLAKAFLAKSKDEANLKGPERKKAESEGRQLLVAASKVAGDHLETATKLLSDLGIDKLADEKQLPTAEPPKDFEDALEKSLQIYRASEALIASIDAEQDPGQKESLQDQLEETQSIGIQILRQGLTMISVKSDANLVNQARQILTLFLYREGRYREASVVGMFLAKNAPSSETGLNGGVISLNALQMLLRDDDDNEFLVSTISSFGDYLSKTWPDDPQAANAKEIRVKLALKGERWDEARELILEMDSGPAQASLRRLLGQYLWADAIGKLQAGENDAATNLMQQARDDLKAGLDDVAEGLADERVMSAGLTLAKIHLRLDESTEAEAALSNSKYGPLTLISKLGNSDDSFASDLYGTELQVVVQLMTSDGANLDNLLKRAGGTMDNLRDSVKGEDASKKLEGIYLRLARSIREQLDTAAPAKKAKLIKAFRVFLEQVAGTTQDNATLLWIGQTLMQLGESTMNPGETKAIGNAAELMTAALSTFEKISGEEKSSPSVIFQMGRAQRLLGQYSASINSFEGLLKTMPTMIDAQIEAATAYEQWAATLPPKFAPKSYAKALNGAKPDAKGNNVIWGWGKISKQTMGNEKFRDTFFDARYHLALCRFLWGKALKNNDIIKKSSGDITMVAALYPDLGGNEQRAKFDALLKQIQQASGEPAKGLDAQKKN
- a CDS encoding tetratricopeptide repeat protein; its protein translation is MNRPFPIALFGSFVVFAIGFSGVASGQQDRLYDTSGKNIAGTVTQISAKGVQIKKGSNAQNFMASDVEKILFDGDPSGLTKGREFALDGQYEQALEQLKTVDLDKIKRDAIEADYMFYTAMSQAKLALAGKGPKDAAAKMMLSFAKKHSQSYHFFDAAKLLGDLALALGDPQTALRYYGSLSKAPSPDTKIESRYLAGMVFLKSGESDKALEQFEPIIGLNAQTPATTRLQILSKAGKAVALSQKGESSEGLALVKTLITELSPTDIEMAARVYNAAGACYEASGDNDGAVFAYLHTHLMYSALPDAHAESLLRLIELWPKVGKPERAAEARQELQQRYPGAK
- a CDS encoding MotA/TolQ/ExbB proton channel family protein, which produces MSIARGSLFDLLRVGMILIGLFVCVGSPTLSLAQDDAAAEFADDPEPAAVADPAPAAESAAPAGGAAPATPAKKQNLLSWTIESLGYGYVFIFLALSVCLVSLFVMNVLAARRDTLCPQELVDSFEERLNEKDFQGAYDMARTDESVLGQVLSAGLAKLSRGYNKALEGMQEVGEEESMKLEHRLSYMALIGNLSPMIGLFGTVQGMISSFQVIATGGSTPKPSDLAAGISTALFTTLVGLAVAIPAIAAYNILRNRVSRLLLEVGVTSEDLMSRFEDVQPQGAKK
- a CDS encoding ExbD/TolR family protein translates to MRVKKTNVDLAEGDLTPMIDMTFQLIAFFMVLINFAQTESNDKVKLPSSQLVKPPEAPLEFPIILHVAQDGAIYLGGDDYTPETLRLGLGQEISVIKAEGKSVSDANVVIRAHKDAAAGAVQEVIRVAQEQKLENFALRVKEDRS
- a CDS encoding ExbD/TolR family protein; the encoded protein is MKIRGGKDKEKNELNMTSMIDIVFLLLIFFVMTFKIVEQEGDFSVRMPLAGGAGAADITDLPLKLRLRADGDGKLTGMALNEIDLGVDFDKLRGNVVSLIGSTAPAGDDGDGPELEIDTDYQLRYQYVIEAITAVSGYKDGDQVVKLIEKIKFAKPRR
- a CDS encoding anthranilate synthase component II, encoding MKRSSSPNPDVKGRWLYTAAFPQLILLLDNYDSFVHNLARYFRCLGVATQVVRSDQIDVEGCRRLNPDAIVISPGPKRPEDAGCSIDVIRHFDSAVPILGVCLGHQAIGLAMGGRIIEVPPMHGIASLVTHNTEGLFAGCSNPTQVGRYHSLAIDPTSVPDCLQVTATSDDGIIMAVRHRQRPLLGVQFHPESILSEDGARLLENFANMSRCRVTNPIDLNAARLSFSRQETA
- a CDS encoding DUF447 domain-containing protein, translating into MILESIVTSLNNDGVVNVAPMGPTVDEAFTQITLRPFKSSRTYQNLIQQRKAVVHVTDNVMLFAKAAVDALTVEEMQSLVQPLETTGLFRLRDCHRYFVVDIDTIAEDNLRATLKCRIVDSGVVRPFFGFNRAKHAVIEAAILATRTHLIAADELQDQLSRLRPLVDKTAGSDEHAAFEFLVQTINERLAANHCN
- a CDS encoding GHMP family kinase ATP-binding protein, with the protein product MSDLPPTTATKSPLRPIQIVTGSRLHFGLLRASSPFGGVGVMIDTPQTKVTVSPAESWSIDTQFSSRAVPIAQRVARIAGSKDLPNCRVTVQNDTSRKHQGLGSGTQLSLSIAEGLCQFANLDVSQEQLAVQIADRGKRSAVGVHGYFQGGLIHEEPTDGRSLNPVVNRIPLPPQWRVAFYLPPTPNDPVSGTIESDMFAKLPDADERHICELQNCLSQNLIPSASRGDFEGFTTAVTTYNRLSGMLFAEVQGGAYNGENVTTLVKKLQQHGAVGVGQSSWGPGVFAWFESAASLTDFHLDIDSELRPSFVASVMNQGRH
- a CDS encoding permease, yielding MLDNIAGLILMVGILTFGFGFPIEFAVSAMVPGTALGVLVGDLMFFYLAFRLAKQTGNQEVTAMPLGLDTPSTFGITALVLGASFKQGQAMGLEDIEAAYRTWHIGIWCIVLTGLLKFALAPFTEWVRTIIPRAGLLGSLAAIALVLISFLPLTEILGHPLPGMLALVIVLTTLIARVPLPGNVPGTLGALIVSGTVYYLMCAVPGNAYHFPEPLVVEWFPTRWLEAWQFGWLSHFSDALPYLPIAMPFAIATVVGGIDCTESAASAGDAYDTRTVIGIEGFATLIAGLSGGVIQTTPYIGHPAYKAMGGRAGYTLATALVVGSAGLVGYFAYLNAYIPAPAVYPILVFVGLEITAQSFIATPRRHYAAVAIACLPALAFLAINIPNRIFNDQALRDAGLSATTLADGLLMGNLSTINMLSSGFILTSLLWSWALASAIDRKLDVAAKVFLLAAAFTIVGAMHSPLDGSRLFLPIGPEGWGDIVLSAEYRPAVFEFFFAYLASAAVLFGWSRWVPSVDPGS
- a CDS encoding RNA polymerase sigma factor, which gives rise to MNAIQTAASTANLQSDLSDESLMIQYRESGDRAIYGVLMSRYEREIYSYLRRYIGDAELAEDAFQGTFLQIHLKCQQFDCSRRFRPWLYAIATNQAIDIQRRNKRHRMVSLDRTSKGEQDDRSGNWSEKLVGDCPDPLDVAAEHEDSRWVHDSVDTLGESLKQVVHLVYYQGMKYREAAETLGIPVGTVKSRLHAAVGRLGLMWEESHDSGDSQ